In Montipora foliosa isolate CH-2021 chromosome 9, ASM3666993v2, whole genome shotgun sequence, the DNA window gattatgcaggaactgtagatcttaacaagtgttattaaaatccaaaaagaaaattgggggtaaccatgcagttttcaaagataattcatgaataatatttgtaaaaagctttaaaatacaaagcaatgtatggcgttttttctcaaattgaaacttaattatctctcaaaaatgcatggttacccccaattttctttttggataccaagagtacttactaagatctactttcttcggatagttttaaaccacgcaaaaatatcccagtattagtaagcatcaccgataggaaatccgagtatctcaagatgcgcagagtgtatgcgcaataacaatagtaggcaccgtccttaaactttGAAAGAAGAGCATGAATTCAAGACACCTTGTGCATTACCTGTGTCAAAATAGGTGTGCATCCTATGGGCCAGTTTCATATACTAATGGTTGGGTTGGATCAAgcatgcaatggaggctaatgtgagGAAATCTTGTGACATACAAATTAtttcccctgcattagcctctatttcatgctagatccgtGAGAATACAAACTGACCAATTAGATTCCATTCGGGACATATTGTTTTTTTAGCTCTTGAAGTCAAGTACTAGGTGTGTACAATGCAATGCTCTAAATTACAAAAGAGAGCAGATGTCAGGAAAGATTCCATTCTTGCTTCCTTATTCAAACAATGCACTTAGTGTTGTCACAGCTAATTTGAATAAGACAACTGTCTGCAGTCTTTGTTTGCACTGcagttttaacccattgactctcaggggttcctcattgacgagtaaagtcgtctggcgttagacagagtaaaatactaagtatggctagTTAAGGCTGGCTTGGGAGTCAGAGGgttaatgaaagaagaaaatataCTAATTATTTCAACTCATAACCTAAAATGAATTCATAAGGTATCAACATTTCACAATTCATAAATTCATAACTGAGCCACTAACAAGAGACAAAATAACAATTTAATtctattttttcaaatttctatAAAAGTGTGTTTGTGACAGACCAATTTGTTCAAACTAACAATTAAGTTCAATTTCAGTTTTGGGTAATTTTCCATCATTGCTCAAATTACTTGACAGCTGGCTGGGGAAATTTTAATAATTCCGCTGCAGCTGTTCGATTATTCGACGAAAGATGACACTTCCTTGTTGCTTTTGTGTCCCACGCAGTGTAAGGGGAAATGGTGCTTTGATCAACAAAACGTTTTTCACAATACCATCATTTTGTGGACTTTGCAGCCCGTTCAGTTGTTGTTGCAGGTAACTAGTAAGAAgatattttcataaaaaaaaattgtatcaTTCCTGCTATCTCTTTCCTTACTTATTTTACCGAAGCTTAAATTAATAAACGATTTCGTCGCAACCACCCAATAAAACATATCATACGGAAAATATAAAACTTTGAGaagaatttaaaaataatatattaCATTTGTACTTTAAAAGCGTACAAGACTTTCTCTGGTATCAAACGGCGCTCACCTAATTAAAGAACGTTTGGTTCGAAAATGAAATAGCTTAAGTTGACCGATGCCGTTTCCATGCGATCCAAAATATACCCCGACGTCAAATGTCAACAAAGATGGCGAGTTCTTAAATTCACATCTTTCCAACGCCACTGCGGAAAAGTTTAGGCCTAAAAGAATTTTGTAGTTCtaatattacaacaaaacaaccgTGAAGTGCTTGTTTGGGAAACCTTCTTCTTGTATGACTGGATGTAAACTTGGTTCTCGTGTTTGGCAAGAAGGACGATTCGTTTGTAGCTAGAGGGGATTACGTCAAAAAAGGTATAAAAGCATGATGGACAATTCAAGGTCTAGAAGGAATACGAACTTTCCTCTTTGATAATACCGTTTTCCTGTTTTTCCTCGAGTAACGAAGAGTCATCTTTCGCCATTTGTTTTGCCATCTCTCTTTCCGATTCCACAAAATCGTCAAAGAGACTAGGCCAAGCTTCGGAGTCGTCGTAGTTTGCAAAATCTGGATCAATAGCCTcggtaaaatttaaaaacatataCCACGTATCCCGTGATATTCCCCTCAGTTGTCTGTTTTCCAAATAGACAAACCATCGATCTAAGACAGCCGGTACGTTCTTTGAGAAAACTAATTTCCAAAGAGGAACTGCGATGTTCTTCGGTAAGGCACGTTGCCCCTCTTCCACATCAAGTCCAAACTTGAAAGTGAAGCGATATAAATCCTTAAATTTTTCGACATCGTTTGTAACTTCGGCCTCCAAATCAGGGAATTTATTCTGGAGGCTTTTTATAGAGTCTACGTTGAGAGATTCAAAACCATCGACGAACTCTGTTCTCGTAAATCGGCACATTTGTGACGCATTGAACTTCCATGCTAAAACAAGTACGATGAACTCCGTAGGGTCAACTCCTAAGTCTTGACAAAACTTTTCCATACCATCTGCCAGAATAGCGTCGTCAGTAT includes these proteins:
- the LOC137969654 gene encoding DCN1-like protein 3, whose amino-acid sequence is MGKCCSVCVADSTTDTAHHKPSQQTTNTVSSRPFNHSYPQHDGKMNEPHKNKVPDKGVISGKNSCHDVIRTFPHLKQEVDLAKINALFAKYKDDTDDAILADGMEKFCQDLGVDPTEFIVLVLAWKFNASQMCRFTRTEFVDGFESLNVDSIKSLQNKFPDLEAEVTNDVEKFKDLYRFTFKFGLDVEEGQRALPKNIAVPLWKLVFSKNVPAVLDRWFVYLENRQLRGISRDTWYMFLNFTEAIDPDFANYDDSEAWPSLFDDFVESEREMAKQMAKDDSSLLEEKQENGIIKEESSYSF